CGCGCCGACGCCCCCATCCAGGACGCGGTGGCCCTCATGGTGCGCGAGCGCCTGACCGGACAGGCGCCGCCGGCCGACGCGCGCAAGATCGTCGATCTCTGGCGCGACTATATCGAGGCGCGCGCGGACAAGGACCTTTCCCGCCTCACCGACGTGCTGGGCGACCAGAAGAAGTTCGGCGAGATCACCCGCGATCTCCTCACCTCGCTCGAAATGGGCGAGGACCGCGGCCTCGAAAACGAGGACGACAACGAGAGCGACGAGGAATCCTCCGGAAATCAGGAGCAGGGCGACGAAGACGCCCAGCGTTCCGAGGACGACACGCAGGACGGCGCTACCGAGGTGGAAGCCGAAATGTCCCAGGAGGAGCTGCCCGACAGCGCCTCGGAGAGCGAAGCCGGTCCGCCCGCCGAAATGCCGGACGATGCGGAACTGGGCGATTCCGACGAGGCCGCCGAGCCGTGGCAGCCCCGCCAGCCCCCTGCGCACGACACCAAGGGGCCGGAGTATCACGCCTACACGACGAAGTTCGACGAGGAGACCTCCGCCGAGGAGCTCTGCGACGCCGAGGAGCTGACGCGCCTGCGCGCCTATCTCGACAAGCAGTTGAACAACCTTCAGGGCGTCGTGGCCCGCCTCGCCAACCGCCTCCAGCGCCGCCTCCTGGCGCAGCAGAACCGGGCGTGGGAGTTCGATCTGGAGGAAGGCGTGCTGGACCCGGCCCGCCTCTCCCGCGTGGTCACCGATCCCACCGCCGCGCTCTCCTTCAAGCGCGAGCGCGACACCGAGTTCCGCGACACGGTGGTGACGCTGCTCATCGACAATTCCGGCTCCATGCGCGGCCGGCCGATCACGGTCGCTGCCACCTGCGCCGACATTCTCGCCCGCACGCTGGAGCGTTGCGCGGTGAAGGTGGAGGTGCTCGGCTTCACCACCCGCGCCTGGAAGGGCGGTCAGTCCCGCGAGGCGTGGCTGGCGGGCGGCAAGCCGGCCAATCCGGGCCGCCTCAACGACCTGCGCCACATCGTCTACAAGTCCGCCGACGCCCCCTGGCGCCGCGCCCGGCGCAACCTCGGCCTGATGATGCGCGAGGGGCTGCTGAAGGAGAATATCGACGGCGAGGCGCTCGACTGGGCGCACAAGCGCCTGCTCGGCCGGCCCGAGGCGCGCAAGATCCTGATGATGATCTCCGACGGCGCGCCGGTGGACGATTCCACCCTCTCGGTGAATGCCGGCAATTATCTCGAGCGCCATCTGCGCCATATCATCACGCAGATCGAGGACCGCTCGCCGGTGGAGCTCATCGCCATCGGCATCGGCCATGACGTCACGCGCTATTACAAGCGTGCCGTGACCATCGTGGACGCCGAGGAGCTGGGCGGCGCCATGACCGAGAAGCTGGCGGAGCTGTTCGACGACAAGCCCGCCCCCGCTCCGCGCGGCCGGCGCCTGCACTGATGCGCCTCGTCAGCCGCCGCACCGCCCTCACGAGCCTCGTGGCGGCGGGCGGCGCGCTCGCCGCGCACAGGGCCTTTGCCAAGCCGCGCGAATTTCCCCTCGATCCCGTGCGGATCGAGGTGGAGGCCCGGGACATCACCCATTTCCAGCCCATGGCCGAAGCGATCCGCTTCGGCAAGCTGGAGTTTCGCGGCGGGCTGGTGCTCACCTCGTCCTATCCGGGCTTCGGCGGCATCTCGGGCTTCGCGCTTCAGCGGGACGGCCGGCGCTTTCTTGCCGTGACCGACGCCGGCCTGCTCTTGGACGGAGAATTGGCCACGGACGGCGACCGGCCCACGGGCCTTGCCAACGTGCGGGCCTGCGCGCTGAAGGACGACCGGGGCCGCCCCCTGGCGCTTCAGGGGCGGGAGGATGCCGAATCCCTCACCCTCTCGCCACGCGGCGTGTTCGTCGGCCTCGAAACCATCAATGAGATCTGGCTGTATCCCGCCGATCCCATGGGCCAGATCGGCATGCGCATCGACGTGCCTCCGGGTGTGAAGGCGCTGCGCTTCAATCTCGGTCTGGAGAGCCTTGCATACGCAGCCGAGGGGCCGCTCGGCGGCACGCTCATCGCTATCGGCGAAGAGGGCGCGAGCAAGAGCGCGGACCTTCCCGGCTTCCTCATCGGCGGGCCAACGCCCGGCACCTTCACCATCGCCAAGAGCGGACCCTTCAACGGCACGGATGCCTGCGTGGGACCGGACGGGGTCCTCTATCTGCTGGAGCGGCATTTCTCCTTCAGCACCGGCGTGCTCATGCAGGTACGCCGCTTTTCCATGTCGGACGTGAAGCCGGGCGCGCGCCTCTCCGGCGAGATTTTGTTCACCGCCGACATGGCCTATGAGATCGACAATATGGAAGGCCTCGCCGTGACGCGGAACGCCGCCGGCGAGATCCTCCTGACCCTGATTTCGGACGACAATTTCTCGCCGCTCCAGCGCAACGTGCTGCTGCGCTTCGCGGTGGCGGCCTGAGGATCAAGGCGCGTTTTGCACGGCCGGTTGCCTGTGGCAGTTGCTCGCTCAACCCGGCCGCACTTGACCCCTCCCAACCCTCCCCCGCAAGCGGGAGAGGGCTTTTCCCGCCCGGTTTCCATGCGGTGCATAACAGCCCGCGCAACGGGCCCCCTCTCCCGCCTGCGGGGGAGGGGTGGGGAGGGGGAAGATGCACCCTACGACTTCAACGCAGGCGTCTCAGCCCTCCGTCCCGATCCGGCCGGCCTCCCAGCCGAGTATCGCGCGCTTGCGGGTGAGGCCCCAGTGATAGCCGGTGAGATCGCCATTCTTGCCGAGCACGCGGTGGCAGGGCACCACGAAGGAGATGGGGTTCTTGCCCACCGCCGCGCCCACGGCGCGGGCGGCGGAGGGCTTGCCCACGTGTCCGGCTATGGTCGAATAGGTGGTGGCCCGGCCCATGGGAATGCGCAGCAGCGTCTCCCACACCCGGATCTCGAAGTCCGTGCCGATGAAGACGATGCGCAGCGGCTGCTCTTCCCGCCACGCCTCGGGGTTGAATATGCGCGACACCAGCGGCGCGGTGGCGGTGGGGTCCTCCAGATACGTGGCGTAGGGCCAGCGCCGGCGCATGTCGGCCAGCGCCGCCTCCTCCTCGCCCGCATCCGCGAAGGCAAGGCCGCAGAGGCCGCGCGGCGTACACATGGCGAGGGCCGTGCCGAAGGGCGAGGGATGGAGGCCGTAGCGGATGACCAGCCCCGCACCGCCCGTCTTCCACTCGCCCGGCGACATGGCCTCATGCACCACGAAGAGGTCGTGCAGGCGGCCGGGACCGGAGAGGCCCAGCTCCAGCGCCGCATCGAGCACGTTCGGGCATTCGGCCAGCACCTGCCGGGCGCGGTCCAGCGTCACCGCCTGAAGGAACGCCTTGGGGGTGAGGCCGCACCAGCGGCGGAAAAGATCGGTGAGCGCGCGCGGCGTCACGCCCGCGGCGGCGGCGATGGCTTCCACCTCGGGCTGGTCGCGCACGTGATGGGTCACATAAGCGACGGCGCGGCGCACCACGTCATAATCGGCGGCGCAGATGTCGAGGGCGGCGGCCGGACCTGCGACCATGCCGGCCAGCGGGCGGGGCAGTTCAAGCGGCAGGGTGGTCTGGGCGGTCAGGTCGAGCACGGGCGTTCTTCCCCTTCGGACGTTTCGTGCCATCACAGCACCGGCCGCGCCAGCGGGCCACCCGATTTCACCGCCGCGCGCCCCGATCAGAAATGGGTGCGGGTGACGCCGCGCTTCACCTCGCTCAGGGCATGGGTGAGGTCATCGGCCAGCGCGCCCTTCTGGATAGGACCGAGGAAGCCGCCGACCGGCGTCTCCCGTCCCTGCGAGACGAGGGCCAGGGCGAGCGTGCCGTGGTCCTCGTCATCCTGCCGCTTCACCCGCGTCCAGAAGGGATTCATGCGCGCCTCCCAGCCTTTCCCCCGCGCGGGCACATGGCGCACTTCCACGAGGCTCGGGGTGATGCGGATGAATTCGCGCGCGTCCGCCGCCCGGAAGTTGGCCTTGAAGGCCCAATAGACCAAGAGCACATCGAGCCCGAAGAAGCCGAAGATAGGCCAGGCGCCCATGGCGAGGAACATTACACCCGAGCCGAAGCTGAGGCCGCCGATGATGAGCATGACGATGACGAAGCCCCGCTTCGACAACGAGCGATGCGGGGCGAGTGTGGCGGCGAAAACCGTGGGCTCCTCGTCCGGAACGACGGGCGGGTCGTTGGCGTCGGTCATGGCTGCACAGTATACGTGAAAAATGCCGCGAAAGACGACTGGCTCCGCGCCGCCTCCCGTGCCCGCCAAGGCCACCGGCCGCAAGGCGGCCCCTGTCGCCCCGTCCGACCAGAAGGAAGCGCCGGCAAAAGCGGCGAAAGCCGGCGCGGGCAAGGAGACCGGCGCCCGCACGGTGATGCCGGCCAAGGCCAATGCAGGAGCGCCGAAAGCGACCGCTCCGAAGACTGGGGCGTCACTCGCCTCCCCGGCTCCCGCCACGAAGGCCACTGCCAAGGCTGTGTCGAGCACCAAAGCCGCATCGACCACGAAGCCCCGCAAGGCGCCGGCCAGCACGCGATCCGGCCTCGCGCCGCCCAAGGGGCTCAAGGCGAAGGCCGAGGCGGCGGGGCTCGCGCCCGGTGCCGCAAAGCCCCGCCGCCGGGCGGTGGCCAATGCGGCGGCGGCGGTGCACGGGCGCACCGTCACGCCCTGGAGCGACGACGACATCTTCGAGGCCTTCTCCCGCTTCGAGCGGCTGAACCCGGAGCCGAAGGGCGAGCTGGAATATCACGACCCCTTCACTTTGCTGGTGGCGGTGGTTCTCTCCGCGCAGGCGACAGACGTCGGCGTCAACAAGGCGACGCGCGGCCTCTTCGCCGCCGCCCCGACGCCCAAGGCCATGTTCGCGCTCGGCGAGGAAGGGGTCGCGCAGTTCATCCGCACCCTCGGCCTCTATCGCGGCAAGGCGAAGAATGTGGTGGAGCTGTCCCGCCTGCTGCTGGAGAAGCACGACGGCGTGGTGCCGCCGGACCGCGAGGCACTGGAGGCGCTGCCCGGCGTCGGTCGCAAGACGGCGAATGTGGTGCTGAACATCGCCTTCGGCCTGCCCACCATTGCGGTGGACACCCACCTCTTCCGCGTCGCGAACCGCACCGGGCTCGCGCCGGGGGCGACGCCGCTGGACGTGGAGCTGGCGCTCGAAAAGCGCATCCCCGACCGCTTCAAGCTGCACGCCCACCACTGGCTGATCCTGCACGGGCGCTACATCTGCAAGGCCCTGCGCCCCGACTGTCCCATCTGTCCCATCAACGACCTCTGCCGCTGGCCGGACAAGCCGATCTGAGCCCGCTCAGGCCGAGACCTTCCGCCCCTCGATCAGCGGCCCCTGCCCCATGCCGGCGCCGGGCACCGGGGCAAGGCGGCGGTGGAGGTGGACCATCAGCGCCGTGCCGTAGACCGGCGTGATGAGGTTGAGGAAGGGGATGAACAGCACCGGCACGATGAGCAGGCCGGCGAGGAAGACCTGAACCGCATGCGCCTGCCGCAGCGCCCGCGCCTCTTCCGGCGTGCGATAGCGCATGGCCGCCAGCTCGAAATATTCGCGGCTGAGCAGATAGGCGTTGGCGACATAGAAGATGATGATGTTGACGCCCGGCACCAGCAGCAGGAAGAGCGCGCCGAGGTTCACCGCCAGCACCACGCCGAAGAAGCGGATGGAGGCGAGGATGGAGCGGCCCAGCGGCTGCGGGCGGCCGAGGGGATCGTTGGGATAGCTCTCCTTCTCCACCGCCTCGGCCACGTCGTCGAGGAAGAGGCCCGCCACCAGCGAGGAGGCCGCCGGCGTCAGATAGAGCGCGCCGAACACGAGGCCGAGCCCGCCGAGGATGGCGACCAGCGTGTCGAGCCAGGGATAGGGCAGCGTCGCCAGATGCTGGAGGGCCGCGTTGAGGCCGATGGCCATCACGATCAGCAGGCCGATGGCGAGCGCGACCGACTTCAGGAGGACGCCGCGCAGAAGCGGCGAGAAGACCTGACCGAAGGCGGTGATGGCGGCAGAGAACATCGGGGCTCCCACAAGATGCACCGGTAACCGGCGCCCTTCAGGTGGGCATGGCGTGCCCGCGGCTCAAGGGGCATGCCCGGCGGCGGGCGGGGGACCGCCGCCGGGGCCCGTCGCTCAGAGGCTCACGGATGGCAGTGCAGGCCACCATAGGGGCCGCGGTAGCAGACACCGCCGCGCGCATACCACCAGTCGATGAAGAGGCTGGCGCTGGTGCCGGTGGCCGGCTTGTCATCGCTCAGCGTGCGGTACGTATAAGTGAGCGTGTCGCCGCTCAGCACCGGATTGGTCAGCTCGACCACGGCAGTGACCGGCTTGCCATCCACCGTGACGGAGAGGGTGGCGTTCGGCGGATCGCGCTCGAAGCTGTCCTTGCCGGCATTCCAGAACTTGGTGAACTCGGCGGTGGGGGTGTCGCCGGTCATGCGCTCGGGGCGATCGGCGAACATGAGCGTCTGGGGGGCGACGCCCTTGAGGGTGAGGGTCTTGTCGCTGACCGTCACGGAATCGGCCACCTGCACGAACAGCCAGTTGGCCGGCTTCATCGGCTCGGTGGTTCCCTTCATGTCCTGGGCCTGAGCCCCCGACACGGCGCAGGCCATTCCAAAGAGGATGGCGCAGATTTTGGCTTTCAAAGACATGGGCACCGGTCTCCAGCGTGCCGGGCGTCAACGCCCGAGACACGGTAGCACCCTACGCACAAGCGTGATCTTTGCAATGAATTCGCAATTGCATTCAGGGCCTTAGTATATTTCCGGACGAACGCGCGCTCCGGCCGGGAACCGCACGGCAGGTTCGCTTTCCGCGCGTGTCAGGGCGTGATGCGAACCGGGAAATCCAGATGCCGGATGCCGGCGCCGGGGAAGCGCGCCTTGTACTGGGCCTTCACCTCGCCGACCTTGGACTGCGCATCGGGCGTGTTGGGATGCACCAGCAGGACCATCTTGGTGCCCGCATGCAGCATGGCCGCGATGCCGCCGGCCGCGCCCGCGCCCTGGCCGTAGGCGTCCAGCACCGTCATCCCGTCGGGAAAGCGCGGGCGCACCACGTCTTCCATAAACTGGGCGAACTGCTGTTCGCTGACGCCCGCGCCATCGGCGGTGGAGAGGCTGAAGAAAAGCTGGGTCTCCAGCATCACGCTGTCCGCCCAAGGCGTCGCCGCCCAGCCGGGGCTGGCGGCCGGGGCCGGCGCCTGCCCCTGAGCGGCAGCAGCGGTGAGGCCACAGAGCAGAACCACGGGAACGAGCAGGGGGCGGAACGGCACGGCGGCACTCCTTCGATGTCCCTCAAGTTCTAGTGGCGATACCGCCGCCGTTGAAGAGGCCATCCCGTCTGGCGGGCCTGCGGGCCCGTATCACGCACAGGACATTGGAAACCATGTCCTGATATCCCGCCCTTGACGCTCCCAAACGAGAGGCGCATATGCGAGCGAACGTTCATTCGCACCCTAGGGAAGCTGCGTGACACTCACCGAGCCGCAGGATCACCGGACGGAACAGCGCCAGCGCATCCTCGATGCCGCCGCCACCTGCTTTTCGCGCGAGGGCTTCCACGGCACGTCCATGCAGCAGATCTGCACGGAGGCGGGCATGAGCCCCGGCGCGCTCTATCGCTACTTCCCCTCCAAGGAAGCGATCATCGGCGCCATCGTGGAGGCCGAGCGCGCGGAGCGCACCCGCCTGTTCGACGCGCTGCGCCAGTCGGAGAGCCTCATGGCCGGCCTCACCGCCGCCATGGCGGAACTGCTCACGGGGACGCAGTCCATGTGCGACCGCCTGGGCGCGGAGATCTTCGCGGAAGGGTCGCGCAATCCCAAGCTGCGCGAGCTTCTCGATCCGATGGAGCGCGAAAGCCATCAGATGCTGCGGGACCTGCTCGCCGAGGCGCAGCGGCGCGGGGAGATCGCGGCCGACGTCGATCTCGAAGCGCTGCAGGTGCTGCTGCTCGCCATCGGCGACGGGCTGATGCTCAACCATCAGAGATGGCCGCACTTCGACATTCCCGGCCGCCTCGCCGCCCTGTCAGGCCTGATGGGCCGCATGATCTCGCCGCGCGGGACGGATGTGCCATGAGCCCTCGTCCCGCCACCATTGCCGCGCGCACTGTGCGCAACCTCCGGTTCATCCGTTCCTTCGGAGACGCTTCCATGTCCGCCCGTCCGGCGCCTGTCCGCTTCCGCCTGCTCGCCGCGCTCACCGTCCTGAGCTTTGCGTCGGGACCGTTCGCACCAGCCCAGGCGGCGGCGCCGCAGGCCAAGGGCCTGACCATCAGCGTGGTGCGCCCCGAGAAGCAGGAACTGCACGATACCCTGCTCGTCACCGGCTCCCTGCTGCCGCGCGAGGAAATCCAGGTGGGGCCGGAAATCGAGGGCTACCGCCTCACCGAAATCCTCGCCGAGGTGGGGGACACGGTCCAGAAGGGGCAGGTGCTCGCCCGCCTGTCCCGTGACGTGCTCGACACCCAGCTCGCGCAGAACACCGCCAATGCCGCGAAGGCCAAGGCCACCATCGCCCAGCAGCGCGCGGCGCTCGATCAGGCGCTGGCGCAGGAGACGGAAGCCAATTCCGCCGCCGAGCGTACCCGCCAGTTGCGCAAGACCGGCGTCTCCACGCAGGAGACCCTGGACGAGCGTGAGCGCGCCGTGAAGGTCACCGCCGCGCAGGTGGTCGCCGCCCGGGAGAGCCTCAAAGCCGCCGAGGCCGATGCCGTGCTGGTGCAGGCCCAGCGGGCCGAACTGGAGCTGAAGCTCCAGCGCACCGAGGTGCGGGCTCCGGAAGCCGGGCTCATCCTCGCCCGCGACGCCCGCATCGGCGCCATCGCCTTGTCCACCCGCAGCGAGCCGCTGTTCCGCATCGCCAAGGACGGCGCCATCGACCTCGACGCGGAAGTGCCCGAGGTCGCCCTGCCCCGCCTCGCGGTCGGCCAGACCGTCGCCGTGACGCCGGCCGGCTTCAACCGGTCGGTGGAGGGCAAGGTGCGCCTCATCTCGGCGGAAGTGGACAAGGCGACCCGTCTCGGCCGCGCCAAGATCGCCCTGCCCACCCAGCCCGACCTGCGGCCGGGCGCCTTCGCCCGCGGCGTGGTGCTGCTGGACCGCCGCTGGGGCCTTTCTGTGCCGCAGTCCGCGGTCATGTTCGACGCCAACGGCGCCTACATCCTCGTTGTGAAGGACGGCGTCATCCATGAACGCCGCGTGCACACGGGCATCAAGACCGGCGGGCGCGTGGAGCTCATCGACGGCGCCCAGCCGGACGATCTCGTCGTGGCGCGTGCGGCCGGTTTCCTGCGCGAAGGCGACAGGGTCACGCCGGCCGAGGCCGGCAAGAGCGTGAGCGAGGCCCGCTGATGGCTCTCAACGTCTCAGCCTGGGCGATCCGCAAGCCCATTCCGTCCCTCGTCCTGTTCGTCGTGCTGACGGCGCTGGGACTGGTGCATTTCCGCTCCCTGCCCGTCACGCAGATGCCGAACATCGACATCCCCATCGTGATGGTGACCATCAGCCAGCCGGGCGCCGCGCCCAGCGAACTGGAGACGCAGGTCACCAAGAAGGTGGAGAACGCCATCGCCGGCGTCGCCGGCGTCAAGCACATCACCTCCTCCATCTCCGACGGCACCTCGGTGACCACGGTGGAGTTCCATCTGGAGACCATGGTGGACCGCGCGGTGAACGACAGCCGCGACGCCGTCACCAAGATCCGCTCGGAACTGCCGCAGAGCATCGAGGAGCCGCAGGTCCAGCGCGTGGACATCGAAGGCCTGCCCATCGTCACCTATGCGGTGTCGGCCCCCTCCATGAGCACCGAAGAGGTCTCCTGGTTCGTGGACGACACCATCGCCCGCGCCGTTCAGGGCGTTCGTGGCGTGGCGCAGGTGAAGCGCGAGGGCGGCGTCAACCGGGAGATCCGCGTCTCGCTCGATCCCGAGCGCCTGACCGCGCTCGGCATCACCGCCGCCGAAGTGAGTCGCCAGCTGCGGGCCACGAACGTCGATGTCTCCGGCGGCCGGGGACAGCTCGGCACGCAGGAGCAGACCATCCGCACGCTGGCCGGCGCCGCCAACATGGAGCAGCTCGGCAACACGCGCATCGCCCTCAGCAACGGACGCTACGTGCGCCTCAGCGACCTCGGCACCGTCACCGACGGGGCGGCCGAGCAGCGGGTGTTCGCGCGTCTCGACGGCAAGCCGGTGGTGGCCTTCGGCGTCTACCGCGCCAAGGGCTTCTCGGACGTGGTGGTCTATGACCGGGTGGGCGAGGAACTGAAGAGGCTTGAGGCGCGCTATCCCGCCGTCACCATCACCGAGATCGACACCACGGTGCGCTACACCAAGTCCGACTACCAGTCGGCCATGCACACGCTGATCGAGGGCGCGATCCTCGCGGTGATCGTGGTGTTCCTGTTCCTGCGCGACTGGCGGGCGACCATCATCACCGCCACCGCCATCCCGCTCTCCATCCTGCCCACCTTCTGGATCATGGACACGCTCGGCTTCTCGCTGAACGGCGTCAGCCTGCTGGCCATCACGCTGGTCACGGGCATCCTGGTGGACGACGCCATCGTGGAGATCGAGAACATCGTCCGCCACATGCGGGAGGGCAAATCGCCCTATCGCGCCGCCATCGAGGCGGCGGACGAGATCGGCCTTGCCGTTGTGGCGACCACCCTCACCATCGCGGCGGTGTTCGCGCCCGTGTCCTTCATGGGCGGCATCGCGGGCCAGTATTTCAAGCAGTTCGGCCTGACGGTGGCCATCGCCGTGCTGTTCTCGCTGCTGGTGGCGCGCCTCATCACGCCGCTGCTGGCGGCCTATTTCCTGCGCGACACCGGACACCGGGAGAGCGAGGACGGCTTCATCATGCGCCGGTACGTGACCCTGCTGGGCTGGTCGGTGCGGCACCGCTTCGCCACCATCCTCATGGGCTTTGCGGTGTTCGCGGGCAGCATCTATCTGGCCACCCTGCTGCCCTCCGGCTTCCTGCCGGCCAACGACATCTCGCGCTCGCTGCTCTCGGTGGAACTGCCCCCCGGCTCCACCATCGAGGAGACGCAGGAGGTGGCGGACCGCATCACCGCCATCATGGCCGCCCAGCCGGAAGTGGCGAGCGTCTATGCCACCGCAGGCGGAGGCGGACAGGGCGGCTTCGCCATGACGGCGGGCGAGGTGCGCAAGGCGCAGGTGGTCATCAACCTGAAGCCGCGCTCGGAGCGCAGCACCGCCCAGAAGGCGTTCGAGAGCCGGGTGAGCGCCGAGCTCAGGGCCATACCCGACGTCCGCTACAGCTGGAGCCAGGACGGGCAGACCACCAATCGCGGCTTTGCCGTCATCCTTTCCGGCGCCGATGGCGCGGCGGTGGAGAAGGCGGCGCTGGCGCTGGAGGCGCAGGTGCGCGACCGGGTGCCGGAGCTGACCAATGTGGTGTCCAGCGCCGCGCTGGACCGGCCCGAAATCCGCATCGTGCCCAAGCTCGACCAGGCGGCGGAACTCGGCGTCTCGGTGGACACCATCGCCGAGACCGTGCGCATCGCCACCATCGGCGACGTGGAGGCGAACCTCGCCAAATTCTCCGCCAAGGACCGGCAGGTGGACATCCGCGTGGAACTCGACGAGCGCGCCCGCCGCGACCTCTCGACCTTCGACGCTCTGAAGGTGCCCACCGCTTCCGGCGGGGCCGTGCCGCTGACCACGGTGGCGGACGTCACCTTCGGCAAGGGGCCGACCTCGCTCGACCGCTACGACCGCGCCCGGCGCATCGCGGTGGAAGCCGATCTCGTGGGCACCGCTCCGCTCGGCAATGCGCTGGAGAAGGTGTTCGCCTTGCCCGCCGCCCGCGACCTGCCCCCCGGCGTGACGCTCAAGGAGACCGGCGACGCCGAGATCATGGGCGAGGTGTTCAGCGGCTTCGCCCTCGCCATGGGCGCGGGCATCATGCTGGTGCTGGCGGTGCTGGTGCTGCTGTTCGCGGACCTGCTCCAGCCCATCACCATCCTGATCTCGCTGCCCCTCTCGGTGGGCGGCGCCTTCATTGCCTTGCTGCTGACCGGCAATTCGGTCTCGCTGCCGGTGGTCATCGGCTTCCTCATGCTCATGGGCATCGTGACCAAGAACGCCATCCTGCTGGTGGACTTCGCCATCGAGGCCATGAAGCATGGCGAGAGCCGTTTCGATGCCCTCATGGAATCCGGCCGCAAGCGCGCCCAGCCCATCGTCATGACCACCATCGCCATGGCGGCCGGCATGGTGCCCTCCGCCATCGGCCTCGGCGAAGGCGGTTCCTTCCGTGCGCCCATGGCCATCGCGGTGATCGGCGGCCTCATCGCCTCCACCGTACTGTCGCTGGTGTTCGTGCCGGCGGTCTTCACGGTGATGGACGACCTCAGCCGCTTCGCCGGACGCCACCTGAGCCGCTTCGTCGGGGCCAAGGACGAGCCCGAGACCCACGCGGCCCCGCCGGCCAAGCCCCAGTTGCACCGCGCGGCCGAATAGCCGCCGGTTCGCGAGCCCTGCCCGCCACGCAATTCACATCTGCGCGGCGGGCTTAAATCCAACTCACCTTATATGTTGACTTGTTCGTCAAACCGAACGATTGTGCGTCGCATCGAGGCCCGATAACGGACGGGTGACGCCCATGATGTGCCGCTGCTGCTGTTGATGTCTGTCCCCCGAGGACAAGACCCGCCCTGCGACCCGCATCCTGTTCGGCCCATTCCCGCTCCGCCTGGTACAAAGTCCGTCACGACGAACGGCCTCCCCCTGCGCAGCGAACGTGCCGGTTGACGACCGGAGGTAAACGTGAACGCTCCCCTGTCCATCGCGCCGCAGCCCGCCGGCGCCGCCGGAGCCCAAGCCCCCGTGACCGACGCCCCCGTGCCCCACGCTCCTGCGGTGATCCGTTTCGAGCGGATCGAGAAGACATACCCCGCCCGCGCCGCCTCGGGCGCCGTGGCGGCGCTTCAGGATGTGAACCTCACCGTTCCCGAAGGCGCCATCGTCGGCGTGATCGGGCGCTCCGGCGCCGGCAAGTCCACCCTCATTCGCCTCGTGAACGGGCTGGAGCGGGCGACCTCGGGCCGCCTGATCGTGGACGGCACCGAAATCACCGCGCTCGACGAGGGGGGCCTGCGCGCGGCCCGGCGCTCCATCGGCATGATCTTCCAGCACTTCAACCTGCTGGCCCGCCGCACCGCCTTCGGAAATGTCGCCCTGCCGCTGGAAATCGCCGGCGTGCCGTCGCGCGAGATCAAGGCGCGGGTGGAGCCGCTGCTCGACCTCGTGGGCCTCGGCGACAAGCGCGACCGCTATCCCGCCGAACTCTCCGGCGGCCAGAAGCAGCGCGTCGGCATCGCCCGCGCCCTTGCCATGCGCCCGCGC
The Azorhizobium caulinodans ORS 571 genome window above contains:
- a CDS encoding methionine ABC transporter ATP-binding protein, whose protein sequence is MNAPLSIAPQPAGAAGAQAPVTDAPVPHAPAVIRFERIEKTYPARAASGAVAALQDVNLTVPEGAIVGVIGRSGAGKSTLIRLVNGLERATSGRLIVDGTEITALDEGGLRAARRSIGMIFQHFNLLARRTAFGNVALPLEIAGVPSREIKARVEPLLDLVGLGDKRDRYPAELSGGQKQRVGIARALAMRPRVLLSDEATSALDPETTNQILALLRKVNAELNLTVLLITHEMAVIKSVADRVAVLDGGRIVEEGRTFEIFARPRHPTTRSFLSALTGATLPAYFVDRLKPDYTPGAEAVLRIVFTGAHATDPVLSRVARDLGIDINIIQAQVDDIAGEPFGVIVVSVPGDPQTLSGVVATVEGLGHATEVVGYV
- a CDS encoding TetR/AcrR family transcriptional regulator produces the protein MTLTEPQDHRTEQRQRILDAAATCFSREGFHGTSMQQICTEAGMSPGALYRYFPSKEAIIGAIVEAERAERTRLFDALRQSESLMAGLTAAMAELLTGTQSMCDRLGAEIFAEGSRNPKLRELLDPMERESHQMLRDLLAEAQRRGEIAADVDLEALQVLLLAIGDGLMLNHQRWPHFDIPGRLAALSGLMGRMISPRGTDVP
- a CDS encoding efflux RND transporter permease subunit, which codes for MALNVSAWAIRKPIPSLVLFVVLTALGLVHFRSLPVTQMPNIDIPIVMVTISQPGAAPSELETQVTKKVENAIAGVAGVKHITSSISDGTSVTTVEFHLETMVDRAVNDSRDAVTKIRSELPQSIEEPQVQRVDIEGLPIVTYAVSAPSMSTEEVSWFVDDTIARAVQGVRGVAQVKREGGVNREIRVSLDPERLTALGITAAEVSRQLRATNVDVSGGRGQLGTQEQTIRTLAGAANMEQLGNTRIALSNGRYVRLSDLGTVTDGAAEQRVFARLDGKPVVAFGVYRAKGFSDVVVYDRVGEELKRLEARYPAVTITEIDTTVRYTKSDYQSAMHTLIEGAILAVIVVFLFLRDWRATIITATAIPLSILPTFWIMDTLGFSLNGVSLLAITLVTGILVDDAIVEIENIVRHMREGKSPYRAAIEAADEIGLAVVATTLTIAAVFAPVSFMGGIAGQYFKQFGLTVAIAVLFSLLVARLITPLLAAYFLRDTGHRESEDGFIMRRYVTLLGWSVRHRFATILMGFAVFAGSIYLATLLPSGFLPANDISRSLLSVELPPGSTIEETQEVADRITAIMAAQPEVASVYATAGGGGQGGFAMTAGEVRKAQVVINLKPRSERSTAQKAFESRVSAELRAIPDVRYSWSQDGQTTNRGFAVILSGADGAAVEKAALALEAQVRDRVPELTNVVSSAALDRPEIRIVPKLDQAAELGVSVDTIAETVRIATIGDVEANLAKFSAKDRQVDIRVELDERARRDLSTFDALKVPTASGGAVPLTTVADVTFGKGPTSLDRYDRARRIAVEADLVGTAPLGNALEKVFALPAARDLPPGVTLKETGDAEIMGEVFSGFALAMGAGIMLVLAVLVLLFADLLQPITILISLPLSVGGAFIALLLTGNSVSLPVVIGFLMLMGIVTKNAILLVDFAIEAMKHGESRFDALMESGRKRAQPIVMTTIAMAAGMVPSAIGLGEGGSFRAPMAIAVIGGLIASTVLSLVFVPAVFTVMDDLSRFAGRHLSRFVGAKDEPETHAAPPAKPQLHRAAE
- a CDS encoding efflux RND transporter periplasmic adaptor subunit translates to MSARPAPVRFRLLAALTVLSFASGPFAPAQAAAPQAKGLTISVVRPEKQELHDTLLVTGSLLPREEIQVGPEIEGYRLTEILAEVGDTVQKGQVLARLSRDVLDTQLAQNTANAAKAKATIAQQRAALDQALAQETEANSAAERTRQLRKTGVSTQETLDERERAVKVTAAQVVAARESLKAAEADAVLVQAQRAELELKLQRTEVRAPEAGLILARDARIGAIALSTRSEPLFRIAKDGAIDLDAEVPEVALPRLAVGQTVAVTPAGFNRSVEGKVRLISAEVDKATRLGRAKIALPTQPDLRPGAFARGVVLLDRRWGLSVPQSAVMFDANGAYILVVKDGVIHERRVHTGIKTGGRVELIDGAQPDDLVVARAAGFLREGDRVTPAEAGKSVSEAR